The stretch of DNA GTAAGCGACTGCTCAAGCGAACGACGCGCTACTGCCGCTCCAGCAGTTCTGCCAGATGCAAGACTTCGAGCTTGTGCCCCAGCCGGCGCAGGCGGCCGCCGATGTTCATCAGACATCCGGCATCGGTCGATACGACCGCGTCGGCCCCGGTGGCCGTGATGCAGTTCACCTTGTCGGTCACCATAGCCGTGGAAATCTGCGGGTAGCGGACCGAGAATGAGCCGCCAAAGCCGCAACACTGGTCTTGGCGGTCGATGCCCGCGTACGTCAGCCCGTCGACATTCTCTAGCAACCGCTCGACTTCGGTGGTCATCCCCAGCCCGCGCAGGTGGCAGGCGTAGTGATAGGCAACCTTGCCGGGGTAACGCGCGCCGACCTGCACGACCCTCAAGTGATTCACCAACAGATCGGCCAGCTCGAAGGTGCGTGCCGCCAGGTCCGCGGCCCGCGCGTGCCAGCGTTCGTCGTGGGCCAGCAGATGCGGATACTCGATCTTGACCATCGCCGCGCACGAGCCGCTGGGAACAACGACCGTCTGACCATTGTCGAAGACTTCGATCATCTGCTTGGCTTGCTCGCGGGCCAGGTCGGCAAAGCCCGAATTGAAGAACGGTTGCCCGCAGCAGGTTTGCGCCTCGGGGAAGTCGATTTCGTGTCCCAGCCGGCGCAGCAGGCGCACCGTGGCGCGACCGACTTCCGGCCGCAACACATCCCCCAGGCAAGTGATGAACAGTGAGAGCTTCATGCGCCGCCCATGTTAGCAGGCGCCCGCCCGGCACGAAACGGCCTGATGCTGATCGTGCGGCCGTGTGTGGTGAACATGGATCCGCAGATAACGCAAGCTTTCGTACGCAAGCCGGTTCTCTACGGACGCATTAGCGATGGACATGCCACGGCACGGACGACTGTCCGAACAACGATTGCGAAGTCCAATTCGTGTTTGGGTCGCTGGGTCGAACGAAGCGAGTCCCCAGTTTGTCGCCAAAATCTGCGGGCGGCGAATACGCCGACCCCCGGGCACCCATCGACTTTGCAATCCTCCTGTCACACATTCGCGGATACTAGAGTTGTTCCGCCGCCAGCATTCGATCGAGCGCCGTTAGCGCCACCGCCCACGATGTTGGAGATTGTCGAAATGTGCGCCACCAATCGGCGAGAGTTTCGACCAGTTGCGCGGCATGCTCCGTGCGCTCGGGCTCTGCCAGGCGCCAGGCGTCGATCGCCAATTTCCAGCTCAGCGGATCGCTGCGAGCCAGCTCGACATACTCGGCCGCTTCGAGCGCCGCCGGCAGCAG from Pirellulales bacterium encodes:
- a CDS encoding (Fe-S)-binding protein; its protein translation is MKLSLFITCLGDVLRPEVGRATVRLLRRLGHEIDFPEAQTCCGQPFFNSGFADLAREQAKQMIEVFDNGQTVVVPSGSCAAMVKIEYPHLLAHDERWHARAADLAARTFELADLLVNHLRVVQVGARYPGKVAYHYACHLRGLGMTTEVERLLENVDGLTYAGIDRQDQCCGFGGSFSVRYPQISTAMVTDKVNCITATGADAVVSTDAGCLMNIGGRLRRLGHKLEVLHLAELLERQ